The Marinobacter bohaiensis genome segment GCAGGCGCGCGCCCTGATGACCGCCAAATCCCAGATCCAGTATCAGCGGGAGCAGTCCATCGCGTTATCCCACAAGCTCTCCAAGTACCTCTCGCCGCAGGTCTGGCAATCCATTTTTACCGGCGAGCGGGACGTGCGCCTGGAAACCCAGCGCAAGAAGCTGTCGATCTTCTTCTCGGACATCAAGGGCTTCACCGAGCTGTCCGAGGAAATGGAACCGGAAGCCCTGACCGAGCTGCTCAACCACTACTTCAACGAAATGTCCCAGGTGGCCCTGAAGTACGGCGGCACCATCGACAAGTTCGTCGGCGACTCCATCATGATCTTCTTTGGTGATCCCACCAGCCGTGGGCCACGCGAAGACGCCCTGGCCTGCGTGTCCATGGCCATCGACATGCGCAAACACATGAAGATCATGCGTCAGAAGTGGCGCAGCCAGGGCATCAAGACCCCGCTCCAGATCCGCATGGGAATCAGCGCCGGCTATGCCACGGTCGGGAATTTCGGTGCCGAGAACCGGATGGACTACACCATTATCGGCAAGGAAGTGAATCTGGCCAGCCGGCTGGAATCCCTGGCCGACCCCGGCGAGATCCTGATTTCCTACGAGACGTTTTCACTGATCAAGGACAAGATCATGTGCCGGGACAAGGGAGAGATCACGGTGAAAGGATTCGGGCGTCCGGTGCCCATCTACGAGGTGGTCGATTTCCGTCGCGACCTGGGCGCCGAACGCAGCTTCATGGAACACGAGCAGGCCGGCTTTGCCATGTACCTGGACTCGGACAAGGTCCGCAGCACCGAGCGGACCGAAATCCTGCGCGCGCTGGAAGAGGCGGTTGACCGCCTCCGCATCGAGGAGGAGCCCGCACCGCCGGCCAATTACTGCCGCACCAGCCGCAAGCATTCCGGCTGACCCGGACCGGTACTGCGCCAGGGGTTGATATCCAGTCCGCCACGACGGGTGTAATGGGCGCTGACGGTCAGCGACTGCGGCTGGCAACGCGCCATCAGCTCAGTGAACACCGTCTCCACGCAATGCTCGTGGAAATCCTGCTTCTGCCGGAATCCCACCACATAGGCCAGCAGCCCCGCCCGATCGATTTTCGGACCGGTGTAGTGAATCAGCAGGCTGCCCCAGTCCGGCTGCCCGGTCACCGGGCAGTTACTCTTGAGCAGATGCGAGCACAAGGATTCGGTGACCACCGGACCGGACGCCTGCAGCCGCTCCGGACAGGGCTCGTAGCCATCCACGTCGATCGGCTCGTCGTCAATCAGCAGATAGTCCGCCGGACGCCCGGGGACCGTCGCTCCCTCGTCCACCGAATGCAGGCGGCAGTGCACCGCCGCTCCCGAGGCGCTGGACAGATCCTGCTCAATGCGCTCGGTCACCTGGCTGGCGTCGGAAAAGGTTTCCTGATTCAGCGAGTTGAGATAGAGCTTGAGCGATTTGGATTCGATAATCGAAGGCGACGCCGCCGGCACCTCAATGACCGCCCAGGCGACCGCCGGCACGCCGTTGGGGCGAATCCAGGAGATTTCCCAGGCCTGCCAGTAGTCGCTGCCGAACCAGGGCCAGCGGCCATCCTCCAGCCCGATGCGCTGACGGTTGTCCCGTCGCGGCACCGGGAACAGCAGCTCCGGCGCGTAATGTTCGGGGTATTCGCTGCTCTTGCCCAGCGGGGCGTGTTCCAGGGCCATAGACTCGTTTCCTCAATGGCGAATGCCGCGACCGCGAGCCAGCATTCGCAGGCTGACAACAACCAGAATGATAATGAACAGCAGCACCATGGCCAGCGAAATGCCCACGTTCACATCGGAAATCCCCAGAATTCCGTAGCGGAACGCGTTCACCATGTACAGGATCGGGTTGACCATCGACACCGCCCGCCAGAAATCCGGCAGCAGCTGAATCGAGTAGAACACCCCGCCCAGATAGGTCAGCGGCGTGAGCACGAAGGTCGGGACAATGGAAATGTCGTCGAACTTGGTGGCCAGCATGGCGTTGATAAAGCCGCCCAGCGAAAACAGCATCGACGTGAGGATCACGGTGATGACGGTTGCCAGCGGATGATGCAGGCTCAGATCCGTGAACCACAGGGATAGCACCGTTACGATCAACCCCACCCCAAGGCCGCGAGCCATGCCACCGGCCACGTAACCGGCCAGGATAATACCGTTGGGTACCGGCGACACCAGCAGTTCCTCGATGCTGCGCTGGAACTTCATGCTGAAGAAGGACGACACCACGTTGGCGTAGGAACTGGTAATCACCGACATCATGATCAGCCCGGGCACGATGAAGGCCATGTAGTCGTGGCCTTCCATCTGCCCGATGCGCGAGCCGATCAGGTTGCCGAAGATGACGAAATAGAGCGTCATGGTCACCGCCGGGGGCAACAGCGTCTGCGGCCAGATTCGCGTAAAGCGGCGGATTTCACGGACGACGATGGTGAGGAAGGCGGTCAGTTTGGCGTCGAAGCTCATGCCTCACCTCCTTCCTGCTTGTTTTCCTGGACCATGCGGATAAACAACTCCTCGAGACGGTTGGCCTTGGTGCGCATGCTGGTGACGCGGACGCCCTGCTCGTCCAGTTGACCGAACACTCTGTTAAGGTCCTGACCCTGGCGTACATCCACTTCCAGTTGCCCGTCGCCGTTGATGCGGGTATCGAAGTCCGCCAATGCCGGCGCCTCCTCCAGTGCCTCGGCCGTATCCAGCAGGAAGGTCTCCATGCTCAGTTGCTTGAGCAGGTCACGTTTGCTGGTGTTGTGCAGGATCTGGCCGTGATCGATGATCGCAATATTGCGGCAGAGGGCTTCCGCCTCTTCCAGGTAATGGGTGGTGAGGATGATGGTGGTGCCGCGGCGGTTCATCTCCTCCAGGAAGGTCCACATGGAACGGCGCAGTTCGATATCCACGCCGGCGGTGGGCTCGTCCAGGATCAGCAGCTTCGGTTCGTGGACCAGGGCCCGGGCAATCATCAGGCGCCGCTTCATGCCGCCGGACAGCATCCGCGCCGGCGTATCCCGTTTATCCCACAGCCCCAGCTCACGCAGATAGTGCTCGGCAGACTGACGCGCCTTACGGGCGGGGATGCCGTAGTAACCAGCCTGGGTGACGACGATATCGAGCACTTTTTCGAACTGGTTGAAGTTCATTTCCTGGGGCACCACACCCAGGTTGAGCTTGGCCCTGGCCAGATCCCTGTCGATGTCGTAGCCGAACACCGACACCTTGCCCGACGACTTGTTGACCAACGAACAGACGATCCCCAGCGTCGTCGACTTGCCGGCTCCATTGGGGCCCAACAGGGCGAAGAAGTCCCCTTCCTCGACGGCCAGATCGATGCCCTTGAGGGCTTCGAAACCGGAGTCATAGGTCTTGCGGAGGTCCTGTATTTTCAGAGCATTGGTCATGGGCGCGCTGCCTGCTTTGTCTTTGGGGTGGGTCACATGCGGCAACACCCTGTTATTGTGCCGCTTCCCCCGATTTCAACCCGCCCGGGCCGATCGAACCCTTGCTTTGCGATCTCGGCAAACTGCGACGGATGCCCGGAATCCCCGCCGCCTGGCCCCTATACTCGGGCCAACAACAATGAAACCCCGTGCCCCCCTGCCTGGGTCAACGGGAGACGCAAGGAAAGACAACATGCCCCGGACGCATCGATCCCTGACGCTGCTTGCCGCCAGCCTGTGGCTGGCCGGCTGCATGGGCGGCGACAGCAGCAGTGACAGCGACGACGACACCTCGCGAGGCCAGGTGATGCCCTCGGGCGTCCAGGGCCTGACCTATCAGACCCGGAGCCAAAGCGGCACCACCCATGCTGCGGGACGCTTCCGCTACTACCCGGGCGAGACCATCGACTTCAGCATCGGCAATCTGACGCTGGCCAGCGACGTCCCCGCCA includes the following:
- the queF gene encoding NADPH-dependent 7-cyano-7-deazaguanine reductase QueF (Catalyzes the NADPH-dependent reduction of 7-cyano-7-deazaguanine (preQ0) to 7-aminomethyl-7-deazaguanine (preQ1) in queuosine biosynthesis), producing the protein MALEHAPLGKSSEYPEHYAPELLFPVPRRDNRQRIGLEDGRWPWFGSDYWQAWEISWIRPNGVPAVAWAVIEVPAASPSIIESKSLKLYLNSLNQETFSDASQVTERIEQDLSSASGAAVHCRLHSVDEGATVPGRPADYLLIDDEPIDVDGYEPCPERLQASGPVVTESLCSHLLKSNCPVTGQPDWGSLLIHYTGPKIDRAGLLAYVVGFRQKQDFHEHCVETVFTELMARCQPQSLTVSAHYTRRGGLDINPWRSTGPGQPECLRLVRQ
- a CDS encoding ABC transporter ATP-binding protein yields the protein MTNALKIQDLRKTYDSGFEALKGIDLAVEEGDFFALLGPNGAGKSTTLGIVCSLVNKSSGKVSVFGYDIDRDLARAKLNLGVVPQEMNFNQFEKVLDIVVTQAGYYGIPARKARQSAEHYLRELGLWDKRDTPARMLSGGMKRRLMIARALVHEPKLLILDEPTAGVDIELRRSMWTFLEEMNRRGTTIILTTHYLEEAEALCRNIAIIDHGQILHNTSKRDLLKQLSMETFLLDTAEALEEAPALADFDTRINGDGQLEVDVRQGQDLNRVFGQLDEQGVRVTSMRTKANRLEELFIRMVQENKQEGGEA
- a CDS encoding adenylate/guanylate cyclase domain-containing protein codes for the protein MMNAPLASGKSLLLEAQSKPVAIPPMPDYNGRVLAYTGAAAIIFTGLLTDHFPDWLIWLVPAALLWPHTVHFLTHQTRLRHSNRIRQKMLLLDCLLGGAFTGVIGLVAVPSLAVLMMLMFSAMLVGGLRQWFFGTLLFAGAAAVGLTCRGMSVSLQAPLALSLVALLATALYICITAYYAHQQARALMTAKSQIQYQREQSIALSHKLSKYLSPQVWQSIFTGERDVRLETQRKKLSIFFSDIKGFTELSEEMEPEALTELLNHYFNEMSQVALKYGGTIDKFVGDSIMIFFGDPTSRGPREDALACVSMAIDMRKHMKIMRQKWRSQGIKTPLQIRMGISAGYATVGNFGAENRMDYTIIGKEVNLASRLESLADPGEILISYETFSLIKDKIMCRDKGEITVKGFGRPVPIYEVVDFRRDLGAERSFMEHEQAGFAMYLDSDKVRSTERTEILRALEEAVDRLRIEEEPAPPANYCRTSRKHSG
- a CDS encoding ABC transporter permease, which translates into the protein MSFDAKLTAFLTIVVREIRRFTRIWPQTLLPPAVTMTLYFVIFGNLIGSRIGQMEGHDYMAFIVPGLIMMSVITSSYANVVSSFFSMKFQRSIEELLVSPVPNGIILAGYVAGGMARGLGVGLIVTVLSLWFTDLSLHHPLATVITVILTSMLFSLGGFINAMLATKFDDISIVPTFVLTPLTYLGGVFYSIQLLPDFWRAVSMVNPILYMVNAFRYGILGISDVNVGISLAMVLLFIIILVVVSLRMLARGRGIRH